One genomic segment of Misgurnus anguillicaudatus chromosome 23, ASM2758022v2, whole genome shotgun sequence includes these proteins:
- the LOC141349205 gene encoding T-lymphocyte surface antigen Ly-9-like: MEGDSVTLHTDITEIQTDDHIVWMFGPKGTRIAQIYKKSIDMFDSNETFGDRLNLDNQTGSLTITNITITHSGLYKLQILRNRGTSYKRFNVTVYAHLPVPVISSNSSYCPPSSKRSSISKCALLCSVMNVTDVSLSWYKGNSLLSSISVSDLNIRLSLPLEVDYQDTNTYNCVVSNPIRHQTQHLNITHLCQMCSGIVQICKLILLNYIFVYL, encoded by the exons atggagggagattctgttacttTACACACTGATATTACTGAAATACAGACAGATGATCACATAGTGTGGATGTTTGGACCTAAAGGGACTCGTATAGCTCAAATATATAAGAAAAGCATTGATATGTTTGATAGTAATGAGACATTTGGAGACAGACTGAATCTGGACAATCAGACTGGatctctcaccatcacaaacatcacaatcACACACTCTGGACTTTATAAACTACAGATCCTGAGAAACAGAGGAACTTCATACAAGAGATTCAATGTTACTGTCTATG CTCATCTGCCCGTTCCTGTCATCAGCAGTAACTCTTCATACTGTCCACCATCATCAAAAAGATCATCAATCTCAAAATGTGCCTTGTTATGTTCAGTGATGAATGTGAcagatgtgagtctgtcctggtacaaaggaaacagtttattgtccagcatcagtgtgtctgatctcaacatcagactctctTTACCTCTTGAGGTTGATTATCaagatacaaacacatacaactGTGTGGTGAGCAATCCTATCAGACaccaaactcaacatctcaacatcacTCATCTCTGTCAGATGTGTTCAGGTATAGTGCAGATATGCAAGTTAATTTTACtgaattatatttttgtttatttgtaa